A genomic stretch from Mastacembelus armatus chromosome 7, fMasArm1.2, whole genome shotgun sequence includes:
- the LOC113145333 gene encoding tumor necrosis factor receptor superfamily member 14-like isoform X6 yields MLFNTSLRRNHVAAASVLILLMKVFSGHTLTCHRAEYQIDNECCPMCPPGNRVKTDCTEFRSTSCLPCTEGTFMNEPTGLKLCFSCAHCGKDSGLKIKRSCTFISDTVCEPLEGFYCIDSTGDGCEAAQKHKQCQPGQYISQKGTASTDTVCSDCSEGTFSNGTFESCRPHTQCDSVNLQLVKAGTASTDAECGEHSSTHMILIWVLVSFLLICLFIVGFVVYSVKTKKCLTGLF; encoded by the exons ATGTTGTTCAATACGTCTTTGAGAAGAAATCATGTGGCAGCTGCATCTGTTTTG ATACTGCTGATGAAAGTCTTCAGTGGACACACCCTCACATGTCATCGAGCAGAGTATCAGATAGATAATGAATGCTGTCCTATGTGCCCCCCAG gAAATCGAGTTAAAACAGATTGTACAGAGTTCAGAAGTACGTCCTGCCTCCCCTGCACTGAGGGAACCTTTATGAATGAGCCCACTGgactcaaactgtgtttttcctgtgcaCACTGTGGTAAAG ATTCTGGTCTGAAGATAAAGAGATCGTGTACATTTATATCAGATACAGTTTGTGAACCACTGGAGGGATTCTACTGTATTGACTCTACAGGGGACGGATGTGaggcagcacagaaacacaaacagtgtcaACCAGGACAATACATCAGCCAGAAAG gaACAGCTTCCACAGACACTGTGTGCTCTGACTGCAGTGAGGGAACATTTTCGAATGGGACATTTGAATCTTGTcgaccacacacaca ATGTGACTCAGTGAATCTTCAGCTGGTTAAAGCAGGAACAGCTTCAACTGATGCTGAATGTGGAGAACACAGTTCAACTCACATGATTCTAATCTGGGTTTTAGtgtcttttttattaatttgccTATTTATAGTTGGGTTTGTGGTTTACTCagtcaaaacaaagaaatgtctAACAG GGTTATTCTGA
- the LOC113145333 gene encoding tumor necrosis factor receptor superfamily member 14-like isoform X7 yields MLFNTSLRRNHVAAASVLILLMKVFSGHTLTCHRAEYQIDNECCPMCPPGNRVKTDCTEFRSTSCLPCTEGTFMNEPTGLKLCFSCAHCGKDSGLKIKRSCTFISDTVCEPLEGFYCIDSTGDGCEAAQKHKQCQPGQYISQKGTASTDTVCSDCSEGTFSNGTFESCRPHTQCDSVNLQLVKAGTASTDAECGEHSSTHMILIWVLVSFLLICLFIVGFVVYSVKTKKCLTGKI; encoded by the exons ATGTTGTTCAATACGTCTTTGAGAAGAAATCATGTGGCAGCTGCATCTGTTTTG ATACTGCTGATGAAAGTCTTCAGTGGACACACCCTCACATGTCATCGAGCAGAGTATCAGATAGATAATGAATGCTGTCCTATGTGCCCCCCAG gAAATCGAGTTAAAACAGATTGTACAGAGTTCAGAAGTACGTCCTGCCTCCCCTGCACTGAGGGAACCTTTATGAATGAGCCCACTGgactcaaactgtgtttttcctgtgcaCACTGTGGTAAAG ATTCTGGTCTGAAGATAAAGAGATCGTGTACATTTATATCAGATACAGTTTGTGAACCACTGGAGGGATTCTACTGTATTGACTCTACAGGGGACGGATGTGaggcagcacagaaacacaaacagtgtcaACCAGGACAATACATCAGCCAGAAAG gaACAGCTTCCACAGACACTGTGTGCTCTGACTGCAGTGAGGGAACATTTTCGAATGGGACATTTGAATCTTGTcgaccacacacaca ATGTGACTCAGTGAATCTTCAGCTGGTTAAAGCAGGAACAGCTTCAACTGATGCTGAATGTGGAGAACACAGTTCAACTCACATGATTCTAATCTGGGTTTTAGtgtcttttttattaatttgccTATTTATAGTTGGGTTTGTGGTTTACTCagtcaaaacaaagaaatgtctAACAGGTaagatttga
- the LOC113145337 gene encoding tumor necrosis factor receptor superfamily member 14-like isoform X2, whose translation MLFSMSLRRNHVAAASVLILLMKVFSGHTLTCQRAEYQIDNECCPMCPPGSRVKTPCFKFRNTSCLPCTEGTFMNQPTGRRLCSPCMNCDENSGLKRKRSCTFISDTVCEPLEGFYCINSTGNGCEAAQKHKQCQPGQYIIQKGTASTDSVCSDCSEGTFSDGTFESCRPDTQCDSVNLQLIKAGTASTDAKCGEHSSTHTILIWVLVSFLLICLFIVGFVVYSVRRKKLHLTCLTGLF comes from the exons ATGTTGTTCAGTATGTCTTTGAGAAGAAACCATGTGGCAGCTGCATCTGTTTTG ATACTGCTGATGAAAGTCTTCAGTGGACACACCCTGACGTGTCAACGAGCAGAGTATCAGATAGATAATGAATGCTGTCCTATGTGCCCCCCAG GAAGTCGAGTTAAAACACCCTGCTTCAAGTTCAGAAATACGTCCTGCCTCCCCTGCACAGAGGGAACATTCATGAATCAACCAACTGGACGCAGACTGTGTTCTCCCTGCATGAACTGTGatgaaa ATTCTGGTCTGAAGAGAAAGAGATCGTGTACATTTATATCAGATACAGTTTGTGAACCACTGGAGGGATTCTACTGTATTAACTCTACAGGGAACGGATGTGaggcagcacagaaacacaaacagtgtcaACCAGGACAATACATCATCCAGAAAG gaACAGCTTCCACAGACTCTGTGTGCTCTGACTGCAGTGAGGGAACATTTTCAGATGGGACATTTGAATCTTGTCGACCAGACACACA ATGTGACTCAGTGAATCTTCAGCTGATTAAAGCAGGAACAGCTTCAACTGATGCTAAATGTGGAGAACACAGTTCAACTCACACGATTCTAATCTGGGTTTTAGtgtcttttttattaatttgcttATTTATAGTTGGGTTTGTGGTTTACTCAGTCAGAAGGAAGAAACTACATTTGACATGTCTAACAG GGTTATTCTGA
- the LOC113145337 gene encoding tumor necrosis factor receptor superfamily member 14-like isoform X1, whose amino-acid sequence MLFSMSLRRNHVAAASVLILLMKVFSGHTLTCQRAEYQIDNECCPMCPPGSRVKTPCFKFRNTSCLPCTEGTFMNQPTGRRLCSPCMNCDENSGLKRKRSCTFISDTVCEPLEGFYCINSTGNGCEAAQKHKQCQPGQYIIQKGTASTDSVCSDCSEGTFSDGTFESCRPDTQCDSVNLQLIKAGTASTDAKCGEHSSTHTILIWVLVSFLLICLFIVGFVVYSVRRKKLHLTCLTGKISKYYYGFDE is encoded by the exons ATGTTGTTCAGTATGTCTTTGAGAAGAAACCATGTGGCAGCTGCATCTGTTTTG ATACTGCTGATGAAAGTCTTCAGTGGACACACCCTGACGTGTCAACGAGCAGAGTATCAGATAGATAATGAATGCTGTCCTATGTGCCCCCCAG GAAGTCGAGTTAAAACACCCTGCTTCAAGTTCAGAAATACGTCCTGCCTCCCCTGCACAGAGGGAACATTCATGAATCAACCAACTGGACGCAGACTGTGTTCTCCCTGCATGAACTGTGatgaaa ATTCTGGTCTGAAGAGAAAGAGATCGTGTACATTTATATCAGATACAGTTTGTGAACCACTGGAGGGATTCTACTGTATTAACTCTACAGGGAACGGATGTGaggcagcacagaaacacaaacagtgtcaACCAGGACAATACATCATCCAGAAAG gaACAGCTTCCACAGACTCTGTGTGCTCTGACTGCAGTGAGGGAACATTTTCAGATGGGACATTTGAATCTTGTCGACCAGACACACA ATGTGACTCAGTGAATCTTCAGCTGATTAAAGCAGGAACAGCTTCAACTGATGCTAAATGTGGAGAACACAGTTCAACTCACACGATTCTAATCTGGGTTTTAGtgtcttttttattaatttgcttATTTATAGTTGGGTTTGTGGTTTACTCAGTCAGAAGGAAGAAACTACATTTGACATGTCTAACAGGTAAGATTTCAAAATATTATTATGGTTTTGATGAATGA
- the LOC113145335 gene encoding tumor necrosis factor receptor superfamily member 14-like isoform X1, with protein sequence MLFNTSLRRNHVAAASVLILLMKVFSGHTLTCHRADYQTDNECCPMCPSGNRVKTDCTEFRSTSCLPCTEGTFMNQPTGLKQCFSCGHCGKDSGLKIKRSCTFISDTVCEPLEGFYCIDSTGDGCEAAQKHKQCQPGQYISQKGTASTDTVCSDCSEGTFSDGTFESCRPHTQCDSVNLRLIKAGTASTDAECGEHSSTLMTGIVIGVIVVFMLMIGTSAYLIYYLKKKGPFKERTRNAENDAKYSSGSGHLPKFSNDSGGVLR encoded by the exons ATGTTGTTCAATACGTCTTTGAGAAGAAACCATGTGGCAGCTGCATCTGTTTTG ATACTGCTGATGAAAGTCTTCAGTGGACACACCCTCACATGTCATCGAGCAGACTATCAGACAGATAATGAATGCTGTCCTATGTGCCCCTCAG GAAATCGAGTTAAAACAGATTGTACAGAGTTCAGAAGTACGTCCTGCCTCCCCTGCACTGAGGGAACCTTTATGAATCAGCCCACTGGACtcaaacagtgtttttcctgTGGCCACTGTGGTAAAg ATTCTGGTCTGAAGATAAAGAGATCGTGTACATTTATATCAGATACAGTTTGTGAACCACTGGAGGGATTCTACTGTATTGACTCTACAGGGGACGGATGTGaggcagcacagaaacacaaacagtgtcaACCAGGACAATACATCAGCCAGAAAG gaaCAGCTTCCACAGACACTGTGTGCTCTGACTGCAGTGAGGGAACATTTTCAGATGGGACATTTGAATCTTGTcgaccacacacaca ATGTGACTCAGTGAATCTTCGGCTGATTAAAGCAGGAACAGCTTCAACTGATGCTGAATGTGGAGAACACAGTTCAACTCTGATGACAGGAATTGTGATTGGTGTTAttgttgtgttcatgttaaTGATTGGAACATCtgcatatttaatatattatctCAAGAAGAAAGGACCTTTTAAAG AAAGAACAAGAAATGCAGAGAATGATGCCAAG TACAGCTCTGGGTCCGGCCACCTGCCGAAGTTCTCCAATGACTCTGGGGGAGTATTGAGATAG
- the LOC113145335 gene encoding tumor necrosis factor receptor superfamily member 14-like isoform X2: MLFNTSLRRNHVAAASVLILLMKVFSGHTLTCHRADYQTDNECCPMCPSGNRVKTDCTEFRSTSCLPCTEGTFMNQPTGLKQCFSCGHCGKDSGLKIKRSCTFISDTVCEPLEGFYCIDSTGDGCEAAQKHKQCQPGQYISQKGTASTDTVCSDCSEGTFSDGTFESCRPHTQCDSVNLRLIKAGTASTDAECGEHSSTLMTGIVIGVIVVFMLMIGTSAYLIYYLKKKGPFKERTRNAENDAKLWVRPPAEVLQ, translated from the exons ATGTTGTTCAATACGTCTTTGAGAAGAAACCATGTGGCAGCTGCATCTGTTTTG ATACTGCTGATGAAAGTCTTCAGTGGACACACCCTCACATGTCATCGAGCAGACTATCAGACAGATAATGAATGCTGTCCTATGTGCCCCTCAG GAAATCGAGTTAAAACAGATTGTACAGAGTTCAGAAGTACGTCCTGCCTCCCCTGCACTGAGGGAACCTTTATGAATCAGCCCACTGGACtcaaacagtgtttttcctgTGGCCACTGTGGTAAAg ATTCTGGTCTGAAGATAAAGAGATCGTGTACATTTATATCAGATACAGTTTGTGAACCACTGGAGGGATTCTACTGTATTGACTCTACAGGGGACGGATGTGaggcagcacagaaacacaaacagtgtcaACCAGGACAATACATCAGCCAGAAAG gaaCAGCTTCCACAGACACTGTGTGCTCTGACTGCAGTGAGGGAACATTTTCAGATGGGACATTTGAATCTTGTcgaccacacacaca ATGTGACTCAGTGAATCTTCGGCTGATTAAAGCAGGAACAGCTTCAACTGATGCTGAATGTGGAGAACACAGTTCAACTCTGATGACAGGAATTGTGATTGGTGTTAttgttgtgttcatgttaaTGATTGGAACATCtgcatatttaatatattatctCAAGAAGAAAGGACCTTTTAAAG AAAGAACAAGAAATGCAGAGAATGATGCCAAG CTCTGGGTCCGGCCACCTGCCGAAGTTCTCCAATGA